Proteins found in one Chaetodon auriga isolate fChaAug3 chromosome 12, fChaAug3.hap1, whole genome shotgun sequence genomic segment:
- the LOC143329495 gene encoding segment polarity protein dishevelled homolog DVL-3-like, giving the protein MGETKIIYHLDDQETPYLVKLSVPADKVTLADFKNVLKKPNYKFFFKSMDDDFGVVKEEISDDNAKLPCFNGRVVSWLVSGDGAHTDAGSVVDSLEAAPPLERTGGIGDSRPPSYHGKAASGRDSLDNDTETGSMVSQRRERERPRRKHTNDHGARQNGYSSRAMGRGGAEYDSCSSFMSSELESTSCFDSEDDDATSRFSSSTEQSSSRLMRRHRRRRRKPKASNMDRSSSFSSITDSTMSLNIITVTLNMEKYNFLGISIVGQSNERGDGGIYIGSIMKGGAVAADGRIEPGDMLLQVNDINFENMSNDDAVRVLRDIVHKPGPITLTVAKCWDPNPRSCFALPRSEPIRPIDPAAWVSHTAAMTGVYPAYGMSPSMSTVTSTSSSISSSIPETERFDDFHLSIHSDMATVAKAMACPESGLEVRDRMWLKITIANAFIGSDVVDWLFHHVEGFSDRREARKYASNLLKAGYIRHTVNKITFSEQCYYIFGDLCGNMTHLSLHDHDGSSGGASDQDTLPPLPHPGAAPWPMAMPYQFPIPHPYDLPQPFHGGPGAGSAGSQHSGSSGSNCSKNEGRKSGGSGSETEIRSHRAPSERSVAPPSERSVRSSVSHRSANSHSHSIAYGPGLVYGPPGLPPQPPHLSTAAPGAPPGRELASVPPELTASRQSLRLAVGNAGEFFVDVM; this is encoded by the exons ATGGGGGAGACCAAAATTATCTACCACCTCGACGACCAGGAGACACCATATCTGGTGAAACTGTCGGTGCCGGCGGACAAAGTCACTCTGGCAGACTTCAAAAATGTCCTCAAGAAACCAAATTACAAATTCTTCTTTAAATCTATGGACGATGACTTCGG GGTGGTAAAGGAGGAAATATCTGATGACAACGCTAAGCTGCCCTGTTTTAATGGACGTGTGGTGTCATGG TTGGTCTCTGGAGACGGGGCCCACACAGACGCAGGCTCAGTGGTGGATAGTTTAGAGGCGGCACCCCCCTTGGAGAGGACCGGGGGCATTGGAGACTCAAGACCACCCTCTTATCA TGGGAAAGCAGCAAGCGGTCGGGACAGTTTGGACAATGACACAGAGACTGGCTCCATGGTGTcgcaaaggagagagagggagaggccgCGACGGAAACACACCAACGACCACG GTGCAAGGCAGAACGGCTACTCGTCGCGGGCAATGGGACGAGGGGGCGCCGAGTACGACAGCTGCTCGTCCTTCATGAGCAGCGAGCTGGAGTCTACTTCCTGCTTTGATTCAGAGGATGATGACGCAACCAGCAG ATTTAGCAGCTCCACTGAGCAGAGCTCCTCTCGTCTAATGAGACGACACCGCCGTCGCCGACGGAAACCGAAGGCCTCCAATATGGACAGG TCTTCGTCattcagcagcatcacagaCTCCACCATGTCTCTGAACATCATCACCGTCACTCTCAACATGG AGAAGTACAACTTCTTGGGCATCAGTATTGTAGGTCAGAGTAATGAGAGGGGAGATGGAGGAATCTATATCGGCTCTATCATGAAGGGAggagctgtggctgcagacgGACGCATCGAGCCCGGGgacatgctgctgcag GTAAACGACATAAACTTTGAGAACATGAGCAATGACGATGCAGTTCGAGTACTGAGGGACATTGTGCACAAGCCAGG CCCCATTACTTTGACCGTGGCCAAGTGCTGGGACCCGAACCCTCGGAGCTGCTTCGCTCTGCCCAGGA GTGAGCCGATCCGGCCCATTGACCCAGCTGCGTGGGTGTCCCACACGGCGGCCATGACTGGGGTGTACCCTGCATATGGCATGAGCCCTTCCATGAGCACCGtcacctccaccagctcctccatcagcagctccATCCCCGAGACTGAAC GATTCGATGACTTCCACCTCTCCATCCACAGTGACATGGCAACAGTTGCTAAGGCCATGGCCTGCCCAGAGTCAGGTCTGGAGGTGCGGGACAGGATGTGGCTCAAGATAACCATCGCTAACGCCTTCATTG GCTCTGACGTGGTGGACTGGCTCTTCCATCATGTGGAAGGGTTCTCAGATCGCAGAGAAGCCCGCAAATACGCCAGCAACCTGCTGAAGGCTGGCTACATCCGACACACTGTCAACAAGATCACCTTCTCTGAACAGTGTTACTATATCTTTGGAGACCTCTGCGGCA ACATGACCCACCTGTCTCTCCATGACCATGATGGTTCCAGTGGGGGAGCCTCAGATCAGGACACTCTCCCACCTCTGCCCCACCCTGGGGCTGCCCCCTGGCCCATGGCCATGCCCTACCAGTTCCCCATTCCACACCCATACGACCTGCCACAGCCTTTCCATGGTGGACCAGGCGCCGGCAGTGCGGGAAGCCAGCACAGTG GAAGCAGTGGTTCAAACTGTAGTAAGAACGAGGGGCGGAAGTCCGGTGGCAGTGGCAGCGAAACAGAGATCAGGAGCCACCGAGCTCCAAGCGAGCGCTCAGTGGCTCCCCCTAGTGAGCGAAGCGTCCGCAGCTCCGTCAGCCACCGCAGCGCCAACTCCCACTCCCACTCAATAGCCTATGGTCCGGGCCTTGTGTATGGCCCCCCTGGCCtgcccccccaacccccacaCCTGTCTACAGCTGCACCTGGCGCCCCACCAGGCAGAGAGCTCGCCTCTGTGCCCCCTGAGCTCACTGCCTCACGCCAGTCTCTGCGCCTGGCGGTGGGCAATGCCGGAGAGTTCTTTGTTGATGTGATGTAA
- the copb2 gene encoding coatomer subunit beta' codes for MPLRLDIKRRLTARSDRVKSVDLHPTEPWMLASLYNGSVCVWNHETQTLVKTFEVCDLPVRASKFVARKNWVITGADDMQIRVFNYNTLERVHMFEAHSDYIRCIAVHPTQPYILTSSDDMLIKLWDWEKKWSCSQVFEGHTHYVMQIVINPKDNNQFASASLDRTIKVWQLGSSSPNFTLEGHEKGVNCIDYYSGGDKPYLISGADDRQVKIWDYQNKTCVQTLEGHAQNVSCVSFHPELPIIITGSEDGTVRIWHSSTYRLESTLNYGMERVWCVCGLRGSNNVALGYDEGSIIIKVGREEPAMSMDTNGKIIWAKHSEIQQANLKAMGDAEIKDGERLPLAVKDMGSCEIYPQTIQHNPNGRFVVVCGDGEYIIYTAMALRNKSFGSAQEFVWAHDSSEYAIRESNSIVKIFKNFKEKKSFKPDFGAEGIYGGFLLGVRSVNGLAFYDWENTELIRRIEIQPKHIFWSDSGELVCIATEESFFILRYMADKVAASQENNEGVTEDGIEDAFEVQGEIQEIVKTGLWVGDCFIYTSSVNRLNYYVGGEIVTIAHLDRTMYLLGYIPKDDRLYLGDKELNIVSYSLLVSVLEYQTAVMRRDFGMADKVLPTIPKEQRTRVAHFLEKQGFKQQALAVSTDPEHRFELALQLGELKIAYQLAVEAESEQKWKQLAELAISKCQFSLAQECLHHAQDYGGLLLLATASGNATMVGKLAEGAERDGKNNVAFMTYFLQGKLDQCLELLIRTNRLPEAAFLARTYLPSQVSRVVKLWRENLAKVNQKAAESLADPTEYENLFPGLKEAFAAEHYLRETCLGTTRPAKDYPLVTLNEDRNILEEAQGYEPKGTFIPHVSKTQDSEESVAAAPVTAAAVMSSLPEPAASTAADKEEEEEEEEEEEEEEEEEENQIPAFSQKDKILDELEVDLDNMELDDIDTTDVNLDDDFLDD; via the exons ATG CCTCTGAGGCTGGACATTAAGCGGAGGCTGACAGCCAGGTCAGACCGAGTGAAGAGTGTGGACCTTCACCCAACTGAGCCATGGATGCTGGCCAGTCTGTACAACGGCAGCGTCTGTGTGTGGAACCACGAAACACAG ACACTCGTCAAGACCTTTGAAGTATGTGACCTCCCTGTAAGAGCGTCGAAGTTTGTGGCAAGGAAGAACTGGGTCATCACTGGAGCA GATGACATGCAGATCCGTGTGTTCAACTACAATACCTTGGAGCGGGTCCACATGTTTGAAGCCCACTCTGACTACATCCGTTGCATCGCTGTCCATCCGACACAGCCTTACATCCTCACCAGCAGTG aTGACATGTTAATCAAGCTATGGGATTGGGAGAAGAAGTGGTCGTGCAGCCAGGTGTTTGAGGGTCACACACACTATGTTATGCAGATTGTCATCAACCCCAAGGACAACAACCAGTTTGCCAGTGCGTCCCTGGATAGGACGATTAAG GTTTGGCAGCTTGGCTCTTCCTCTCCCAATTTCACTTTGGAGGGTCATGAGAAAGGAGTCAATTGTATTGATTACTACAGTGGAGGAGACAAGCCTTACCTTATCTCAGGGGCTGATGACCGTCAAGTCAAGATCTGGGACTATCAG aaTAAAACCTGTGTTCAGACTCTGGAGGGCCACGCCCAGAATGTCTCTTGCGTCAGCTTCCACCCAGAGCTGcccatcatcatcactggatCAGAGGACG GTACGGTGCGTATCTGGCACTCCAGCACTTACCGCCTGGAGAGCACTCTGAATTATGGCATGGAGagagtgtggtgtgtgtgcggcCTCAGGGGCTCCAACAATGTGGCGTTGGGCTACGACGAAGGCAGCATCATTATTAAG GTGGGTCGGGAGGAGCCGGCCATGTCTATGGACACTAACGGAAAGATCATCTGggcaaaacacagtgaaatccAGCAGGCCAACCTGAAGGCCATGGGTGACGCTGAGatcaaggatggagagaggctGCCATTGGCTGTCAAAGACATGGGCAGCTGTGAAATTTACCCCCAAACCATCCAGCATAACCCTAATGGAAG GTTTGTTGTGGTGTGTGGAGACGGAGAGTATATCATCTATACCGCAATGGCCTTGAGGAACAAGAGCTTTGGCTCAGCGCAGGAGTTTGTCTGGGCACATGACTCATCTGA aTACGCCATCAGAGAAAGCAACAGTATCGTCAAAATCTTCAAAaatttcaaagaaaagaaatcttttAAGCCTGACTTTGGAGCTGAAG GGATCTATGGAGGTTTCTTGCTTGGGGTGAGGTCAGTGAATGGCCTGGCATTTTATGACTGGGAGAACACAGAGCTGATCCGCCGCATCGAGATCCAGCCCAAACAC ATCTTCTGGTCAGACTCTGGTGAACTGGTCTGCATCGCTACAGAGGAGTCCTTCTTCATTCTGCGTTACATGGCAGATAAAGTAGCTGCCTCTCAAGAGAACAATGAAGGAGTGACTGAGGATGGTATTGAAGATGCCTTCGAG GTCCAGGGAGAGATCCAGGAGATTGTGAAGACTGGCCTCTGGGTAGGAGACTGCTTCATCTACACCAGCTCTGTGAACAGACTCAACTACTATGTAGGAGGAGAGATCGTCACTATTGCTCACCTGGACAG GACCATGTACCTGCTGGGTTACATACCAAAAGATGACCGTCTGTACCTGGGAGACAAGGAGCTCAACATTGTCAGCTACTCCCTGCTGGTCTCTGTCCTGGAGTACCAGACTGCCGTAATGAGGAGGGACTTTGGCATGGCTGACAAGGTGCTGCCCACAATTCCTAAAGAGCAGCGAACCAGGGTGGCACATTTCCTGGAGAAACAG GGTTTCAAGCAGCAGGCGCTGGCCGTGTCCACAGACCCAGAGCACAGGTTTGAGCTGGCGTTGCAGCTGGGAGAGTTGAAGATTGCCTACCAGCTGGCTGTGGAGGCAGAG TCGGAGCAGAAGTGGAAGCAGCTAGCAGAGCTGGCTATCAGTAAGTGCCAGTTCAGCCTGGCCCAGGAGTGCCTGCACCACGCCCAGGATTATGGTGGCCTGCTCCTCCTTGCCACAGCCTCCGGTAACGCCACTATGGTGGGCAAGCTGGCtgagggggcagagagggaCGGCAAGAACAATGTGGCCTTCATGACCTACTTCCTGCAGGGGAA ACTGGATCAATGTTTGGAGCTTCTGATTAGGACAAACCGACTACCTGAAGCTGCCTTTCTGGCTCGCACCTACCTGCCCAGTCAGGTATCCCGCGTTGTCAAATTGTGGAGGGAGAACCTGGCTAAGGTCAACCAGAAG GCGGCTGAGTCCCTAGCAGACCCTACAGAATATGAGAATCTGTTCCCCGGACTGAAAGAAGCCTTTGCAGCTGAGCATTACCTCCGAGAGACCTGCCTGGGCACCACTAGGCCTGCCAAAGATTATCCTCTTGTCACG CTCAATGAAGACAGGAATATTCTGGAGGAGGCTCAGGGATACGAGCCCAAAGGAACCTTCATCCCTCATGTCTCCAAg ACACAGGATAGTGAGGAGTCAGTGGCAGCAGCTCCTGTCACTGCAGCGGCTGTGATGTCTTCACTGCCGGAACCTGCTgcttcaacagcagcagacaaagaggaggaggaagaggaggaggaggaggaggaggaggaggaggaggaagaggagaaccAAATCCCTGCGTTCTCACAAAAAGATAAG ATTCTGGACGAGCTGGAAGTAGACCTGGACAACATGGAGCTGGATGACATCGACACCACAGACGTTAACCTTGATGATGACTTTCTAGATGATTGA
- the rbp2b gene encoding retinol-binding protein 2b has translation MPADFSGKWILETSDKFEDYLKVLNIDFATRKIAISLSQTKVVAQDGDRFDFKTLSTLRNYELSFTVGVEFDEYTKGLDNRNVKSLVTWQGDKLVCTQKGEKANRGWKHWIEGDKLYLELTCEDILCLQVFKRKE, from the exons ATGCCTGCAGACTTCAGTGGGAAATGGATACTGGAAACCAGTGACAAATTTGAGGATTATTTGAAAGTGCTGA ATATCGACTTTGCTACAAGGAAAATTgccatctccctctctcagaCTAAAGTGGTGGCTCAAGATGGAGACAGGTTTGACTTCAAAACACTGAGCACCTTAAGGAATTATGAGCTCTCCTTCACTGTAGGGGTTGAGTTTGATGAATACACCAAGGGACTAGACAACAGAAATGTCAAG AGTCTGGTGACCTGGCAGGGGGACAAGCTGGTGTGCActcagaaaggagagaaggcCAACCGTGGCTGGAAACACTGGATCGAAGGAGACAAACTCTACCTG GAGCTGACGTGTGAAGACATACTTTGTCTTCAGGTGTTCAAGAGGAAagaataa
- the rbp1.1 gene encoding retinol-binding protein 1.1, protein MPADLNGYWKMISNDNFEEYLKALDVNVAIRKIATLLKPDKDIVHDGDHIIIKTLSTFKNYNMDFYVGKEFEEDLSGVDDRKCMTTITWEGDKLVCVQKGEIEGRGWTHWVDGDELHLELRAAGVVSKQVFKKT, encoded by the exons ATGCCAGCCGATTTGAACGGATATTGGAAAATGATTTCCAATGATAACTTCGAGGAGTACCTGAAGGCCCTCG ATGTTAATGTTGCCATCAGGAAAATCGCCACCTTGTTGAAGCCTGACAAGGACATCGTCCACGACGGGGaccacatcatcatcaaaacCCTCAGCACCTTCAAAAACTACAACATGGACTTCTATGTGGGCAAAGAGTTCGAGGAGGATCTGTCTGGGGTGGATGACAGGAAATGCATG ACCACTATCACCTGGGAGGGAGAcaagctggtgtgtgtgcagaagggAGAGATTGAAGGGAGAGGCTGGACCCACTGGGTGGACGGAGATGAGCTTCATCTG gagctgagagctgcaggagtTGTTTCCAAGCAGGTCTTCAAGAAGACCTAA